From the genome of Brassica oleracea var. oleracea cultivar TO1000 chromosome C4, BOL, whole genome shotgun sequence:
TAGTTAGTGTTGAGTATGAAGAAATGGGCTTTAGAGTGGAAGTTTGAGTACAAGATTGTCTATTCTAACAAGTCAAGAGTTGTATTGCGGTGTGTTGGTGACAATTGCTCGTGGAAAATGTGTGCCACTAAGCTTTCTTGTTCAGATTTTTTGTGTGGTTAAAAAATATTGCATGAGCATACATGTGATACAACACATAGGAATGCGAAACACAGACAAGCATCCGCAAAGTTGTTGGGTTCTTTGATATGCAGCAACTACGGAGAAAAGAAAGAAGGTCTTAAACCTAAACAGATCATTGAACAAGTGAGGATACAACATGGTGTTCATATCAACTAAAAACAAGCATGGAGAGTGAGAGAAGAAGCTCAGTTTTTGGTTAGAGGGACTCCTGAAGATAGTTACTACAATCTGTCTAGGTGGTTGTGCAAAGCCAAAGAGAAAAACCCTGGATCTATAACTTACCTAAAGATGGATGCTGCTGGAAAGTTCAAGTACACATTCTTGGCTTTTGGTCCATCGTTAAGGGGCTTCTTATTGATGAGGAGAGTTATTGCAGTAGATGGTACATTTCTGAAGGGAAAATTCAAGGGGACTTTATTGGCAGCTTGTGCTCAAGACGGGAATTATCATCTATATCCTCTCGCCTTTGCAGTTGTTGACTTAGAAACTACTGAGTCTTGGACATGGTTCTTTAGAGGTCTGAGTGAAATGATCCCGATGCTTCTGATCTTCTGTTTGTATCAGATAGAGCTATTTCTATTGCTTCAGCGCTTGAGGAGATTTATCCCCTAGCCCACCATGGAATTTGCAGGATTCATTTGTTCACTAACATCACACCTAAATATTCGAAGACTAGTTTGTTACCTTTGGTAGAAAGTGCTGCTAATGCCTACACCTTTCATGAATTTAATTCAATCTTCAGTGACATAAAGGATAAATGTCCTGAATTGGCTAAGTATTTGGAAGATTCAGATTTTTGGAAGTGGGCAAGATGCTTTGCGCCTTCAAACAGGTACAATATCATGACCACAAACATTGCAGAGTCCTTAAATAATATGTTGTTGCTTGCTCATGAGTTGCCACTAATATCTCTCCTTTAGACGGTTAGATTGACCCTCACGACTTGGTTTTTGAGCGTCGTGAAGCTGCTGCAAAAAATAAGCATCTGGTTACCCCAAATGTAGTAAAGAAGTTGGTATCCAGGTTTTGATGCTGCAATGGAGCTTAATGTTTACCAAGTTGATCGATGTGAGTTTGAGGTCAAAGACGATACTATGAAGTATGTTGTTGATCTGGAGAAGAAGCACTGCACTTGCAATGTTTTTGACATCGACAAGATACCTTGCATTCACGCAATTGTTGCCGCTAAGCGTTCTAAGAGAGATGAAAACCGTTATATAGATGCTTTTCACTCGGCATAAACATGATACCACTCAAATTACCCTAAGGAGTGATTTATACTCTCTCAAATAAGAGGTCGAGTTGTAGTACTTAGAGATCGAATTCACAGGGAGCTAGGGAACCTAAGGATTCTAATATGATTTTATAAGCAAGGATGTTTTTAGAGTTTTAAATGTGAATTACAGTTTATATTGAAAAAGTGTTTGTTCAATAGCAGGTTTTGGGGTTTGGTGCTAAAAAAGGAAATAGCTAGACTTAAGATTTTTATTCAGGAAAGTTGGAATTATAATCCTACAGATGCCTAATGAGTTGCATGCATGATAATGTAAAGCTCAACTATTTGATCAACAAGTCTTTCAGCTCTTGTTGGCATTGAGTTGTTGTCTATTAACTAGATATATGATCTCAACTCTCGTTATATTGATCTATAGAAAGTGTCGNNNNNNNTCGATCGATATTCCAATGGGCGTATCGATCGATACACCTTTTGCACCGTCGATCGATTATTCAAGTGTGATATCGAGCGACGCGCTCGAGTCAAGATTTATGCGCAGGTTGAATGAATGCTTACTAAGCTCACTAGATCAGCTCTCGCCTTGCTCATAGCAAGAAACATAGTTCTATTAGAATGTTTTCAGGATGAGAATAAAGCTTTCGCTTTTATCCATCAATCCAAGGGCATGTTCTAGGTAGCTAATCTAGACACATGCATTAATGAACAATCACAACTCAACAATCTATAGTTGGGGCTAATTCCTCCTAACCTATTTAAACTCTAAAATCTACCAATGAAACTACTCAGACATGGCTAAGCAATTCATAACAACAGTTAAGTATAAAAACTTCATTAGAATAGTGAATAAATATCAATGGAGTTCCAATCACAAATTATAACTTTGGATATTCTCTCCTATCTATCAAAATCCTAAAAACCTTTGCTGAAAATAATAAAACAATGAAACACAAGAAAAACACACTTTGCCTCTAACATGGCGGCAAAGCTTATATAATTAGGATAAAACTCGTCAGGGACAATCTTGTAAAATGGTGAAATCTTGGGCTTCAAGTCGGTTGTGACCAAACGGCTTTATGCGCGCTTCGCTGTCGATCGATACCAGTGGATTTTAGAGCAATCTACGAAATGTTAAGTTCAATAACAGTAGATTTTAAATGGGTTTTTAAAATTCATGTTTGAATAACAGTGGATTTGTAATTTTAAAACAAATCACCTAAAAATCTCAGTTGAATACACCTGTCCCTCTTAGATCCAAACAAAATAATTTTTTAAAAAATTAGGTGCAAAAATGACATCGAACTCGGGTCTCGGGATATTAGGGGTGTCAGAAAAAAGGGATTTAAACCAGCTGAACAAAGCCTACATATAGTTGATATCCCTGTTCTAAAAATCGGCCGTCTAGCCGCCTAGGCGCTACACGTCATTCTTCCGCCCCGATTTATGCCAAATCGGTTAAAAAAATCGGATATCCGATTTTTTCCGCCTAGACCGCCTAAATGACCGCCTAGCCGCCTAATCTATTTTTTTAATAATATTTTTATTTGTTTATTTGATCTAAAATTTTATTAATAATATTTTTATTTATTTATTTGATCTAAAATTTTATAAATATCATTTATATTCATAATTTTGATAAAAATTACACTATATTAAGTTTATATATTCTATTTGTGTGTTTTATACAATCTTAAACATGAAAATGTATTAATGTTATACACAATTAAAGATTAACATGTTTTATAACATAGTAAACCATCTAAAAATTTCGTCCTGCATAATTTCCGATTAATCTCCGATTTTCTTTTTAGGCGCTAGGTCCAACCTTACCGCCCGCCTAGCGCCTAACGCGTTCACGAACAGGGGTTGATATAATGATCTTATAAGGTATAGATGGAATAGTGTCTAGGAGGAGGTTCCACTAATCGTTCCAGTTTTATAGGAACCAACACACTTAATGGGCCGAGAAATTAGTAGGTCCAATAAGAATAGTGTCTTTGATAATCGTAATGGGCGGAACCGGAGTGTCGCTTTCCGAGAAGAAAGATGGAGGAGAATCGTCGGAGATGGCGTGGCGGTAGGGAGGTTCCAGGTGCCGGCGGCGGAAAAGCCGTAAAGTGGATCGATATATCGGTACCGTCTCCTTGTGGTATTGATTCGAATTCAACTGAGGACGATGGATGTGTTGTGCTTCCTTCTTCTTCTTCTTCAGAAGACTACGCTTCTAGCCTTATGATTGGGGAACCTCCGATCTCTTTCGTTTGGAGAATCAACCAAACAAGCTCAAACGTTATGGAGGTTCTGCAGCTCTCTTCTAAATCTGGATACCCATTAACTGGGATTCGTTTCGCCTTTGCTCATAGACTCTCTCCTTTTGCCTTTCCATTCGTCGCCCAAGAGGTAGATTAAGGAATCTTTGATTCTTTCGTTTATTGCTTAAACCGAATTGGAATTTGCAGGGTAGTGCTAGTGGTCCTCTCGCCTTCTTTCTTTACGCCGTCACGCCGTCTGGTGTTGTCTACGTCCTTAATCTCTCAAATGCGTTGGCCTATACGTCTGGATCAGTCTTCCATTTGATTCACGTGGTTGTGGATGTTCGACCTTACTTAAACGAAGCTCAAGCTCATGTTACCAGTGTCACCGCATCGCCTGGCTTCATTTTCCTTGGGAGATCTGATGGTTGTGTCTCTTTCTTCCAGCCTTTTGTGCCTCCTCAGGAACCGTCATCAGGTAGAATCGCAGTCTCTCACTTTGATAATGTTTATTCTATTCTCTTATCATCCTTATTTTCCTTGTAGGTTTCAACCAGGAGCTGCGTGATGATGATACTGGGTTTCTTCGTCGATTGGGATTTGTAAGGCAAGCAATTCTCTTATCATCATCTTTGCTTTTACTTTTGTTCATATATATACTTAGAAGAAATAAATAAAGTACTCTTATAATGTGCAATTGTAGGGAGACAGATGTTGCAGCCGTGGCAGATTTATCTATATCAGAATTTAATGGAAGAATTTTTATGAATGTGCTTCATGCGGATGGGAGATTACGTGTCTGGAATATTCCGACTCGTACTAAGCTTTTGTGCACTAGTGTAGCTGATGATGATAACTGTGAGTTTTATTTGTCTGTTTGATCATCCATCATTTAACTCTGTTTTAACTTTTTCATGCAGTGTTTATCCCCCGGAGGTTATGGGTGGGTAACGCTGATTGCGATACCCACATCATTCCATTTGCGGTCTTGTTCACATATAATGGGGTCAACATAATTTCTGTGTTTTTTATACAGTTTACCTTTGAGAAATTTATATCATTTTCTCTATATCCTGGATATCGCAATATTCCACTGCAAGGGGTACGGTACTTCTGAACTTCTATGCCGAATTTGCATTTTCACATCTTCTTTTTGAATTTCATATCCTTATTCTTTACTTTTGCAGGGGGGATTGAGGGATGTCAGATTTACATCCGACACTATCTGGATCTTAAAAGCCGATGAATTGATTTCTCAAATGCTGCCCCATAAATCTAGTAACAGGTAAGAATTGTTTCTACTGATCTGGCCGATATACTATATTCTGGTTGTCAAAATAGCAGGCTTAGCTAGAAAAGTTTGTTAGTATCTAAATTACGGAGGGAATTTTGCTATTCTAGTGTATCTTTATCATAATGGTTGTATTATTTACCATTGCAGATATTCTATTGTTCACTGCTTTGAATTTTTGTTTCTTGATGGTGGATATAGTCCTCTATTTCCAAATTATTTTCCTTACCAGGGAAACCCAGTCGTACATGTTACAAGAGGAATATATTTCTGAGCAGTTATTTCTGAGACCTGCGAGCTCTTCACATGATCTTCGGTTGACCACTCATTCACTATTTTCATCGGCAAAGGTTTTTCTTTATACAAAAATACCCAATCTGTTTCTGCTTAATGCATGTTATGCGGTAAAAGAATTGTTTATTTGTCTGAATCCATCTTAACCACCTTTATTGCACTTTGCAGGATCGAATTATGGGATTCATTTCGTCAATCTTCTTAGGCAGGCTTCTTTGTCTTGGAATTTTTGACAATGTTGCCTTGCGTCTAACTTTACGGGACCACAACAAACGCTGGAGTAATTCTGAGTTTCAATCTTTAAGTCTTGATGAGCTTAAAAGCGAGATTCTTTTACTAATTGAGCAAGAGGTTTGGTTTCTGCATAGTTCTTGTAGATACCAATGCATTTTACTAGCAAAGCTGAAAATTATATCTCTTCTCGTGTCAGGTTACTGGTCAGACTAGTATTTCAGTTTTTCGCTGGTGGGAAAGGTTTTGTTCAACGTATCTTGATCACTGGCGTAACAATAATGAACCTCGCACGTTGCTGGTTCAGTCAGATGTTATTGGTTTAGTTAGAAACAATTCGGTGTCACTTTTCTTTAGATCAGAGAATGCTGAGCGCAGCCATGGAGGTATGGAAAGGATTCTTAATAATTAGATCTCATTGTATTGCTTATAATCGCTTGGACTTGATATGGTGTCTGTCTTTTGATAGGGCCTTCTTCTGAACACAGCAACCTGACAAGCTTAGGCTCTGGAATGTCAACCGATGAACATGAGATTCTGTCGGAGGTACTAAATTGTACATTGAAGATCAGTAAGCAGTTGGGCACTGCTCCTTATGCCATGTATTTTGAATCAGTTACTGGGAAGTCAGTTATCTCTTCTGAAGAAATCCTGTCTCGCTTAGTTAACATCCTTGAGTCGGGATATGCGATGTCCATAGGTCGTACATGGTCGGATCTAGGTGCTGATAGAGCACGGGAAAGTAAGCTAGAAGCTCATAGAAATCTTAGAAGATTCTCCATTGATATGTTATTGTCTCTCTCTGCTCTATGTCAAAGGGCTGGATCTTGGGAAAAGGTTTTTACTATCATGGAGAAATATGTGCAGCAGCATCTGGTTCCTAAGA
Proteins encoded in this window:
- the LOC106342523 gene encoding nuclear pore complex protein NUP160-like; translated protein: MEENRRRWRGGREVPGAGGGKAVKWIDISVPSPCGIDSNSTEDDGCVVLPSSSSSEDYASSLMIGEPPISFVWRINQTSSNVMEVLQLSSKSGYPLTGIRFAFAHRLSPFAFPFVAQEGSASGPLAFFLYAVTPSGVVYVLNLSNALAYTSGSVFHLIHVVVDVRPYLNEAQAHVTSVTASPGFIFLGRSDGCVSFFQPFVPPQEPSSGFNQELRDDDTGFLRRLGFVRETDVAAVADLSISEFNGRIFMNVLHADGRLRVWNIPTRTKLLCTSVADDDNLFIPRRLWVGNADCDTHIIPFAVLFTYNGVNIISVFFIQFTFEKFISFSLYPGYRNIPLQGGGLRDVRFTSDTIWILKADELISQMLPHKSSNRETQSYMLQEEYISEQLFLRPASSSHDLRLTTHSLFSSAKDRIMGFISSIFLGRLLCLGIFDNVALRLTLRDHNKRWSNSEFQSLSLDELKSEILLLIEQEVTGQTSISVFRWWERFCSTYLDHWRNNNEPRTLLVQSDVIGLVRNNSVSLFFRSENAERSHGGPSSEHSNLTSLGSGMSTDEHEILSEVLNCTLKISKQLGTAPYAMYFESVTGKSVISSEEILSRLVNILESGYAMSIGRTWSDLGADRARESKLEAHRNLRRFSIDMLLSLSALCQRAGSWEKVFTIMEKYVQQHLVPKKFRHNNNGEALSDICSSILVQATSLFAKVMFESAFDIVLLLSYLLNISAQVNMSQQDISNLRLKLLPMIQDIVSEWLIILLFVTTPAGSTSMNDCSFKPSSLQIDSSIDKRSWNKMLGKCGFSLAYILLLSDRSCIVDSRFNLRYLPNSETITSLVQNFVSWICYSKTGEDSSSLLRRSSELTLRVVRNGHAYAVERILEVVEGSLRGEKTFGHGQDTSGDWCLLQHLRGCCLLDQVQRGACGILLREKKISDATRCFFRASSGEGSWKALHSLATEAGFSHSTIGTSISDGEKSCATWKLHYYEWAKQIFERYNISEGACEFACAALEQVDEAISFLESSENVRVPVTATLGLKKRSLTSRARKE